The Mycolicibacterium doricum genome includes a region encoding these proteins:
- a CDS encoding TetR/AcrR family transcriptional regulator, translating to MSPEASPNGSTRRAELLRVATKLFAARGYHGTRMDDVADAVGLNKATVYHYYASKSLILYDIYKGAADFTVDALHDDPSASARETIYHFTRRLLVGIASDIERAAVYFQEGPYISEWFTEEQVEYISEKEAQVYEHVRDVIDRGIASGEFYDCDSHVLALGYIGMTLGAYRWLRPQGRRTAQEIAEEFSTALLRGLIRDETVRTESPLGVDVRSGAARD from the coding sequence ATGTCTCCCGAAGCCTCGCCGAACGGGTCGACTCGGCGTGCAGAACTGTTGCGCGTCGCGACCAAACTGTTCGCCGCGCGCGGTTACCACGGCACCCGGATGGACGACGTCGCCGACGCCGTGGGCCTGAACAAGGCCACGGTTTACCACTACTACGCGAGCAAGTCGCTCATCCTCTACGACATCTACAAGGGCGCCGCCGACTTCACCGTCGATGCGCTGCACGACGATCCGAGCGCATCGGCTCGCGAGACGATCTACCACTTCACCCGCCGGCTGCTCGTCGGGATCGCCAGCGACATCGAACGCGCGGCCGTGTACTTCCAGGAGGGCCCCTACATCAGCGAGTGGTTCACCGAGGAGCAGGTGGAGTACATCAGCGAGAAGGAGGCCCAGGTCTACGAGCACGTCCGTGACGTGATCGACCGGGGGATCGCGAGCGGCGAGTTCTACGACTGTGACTCGCACGTGCTGGCGCTGGGATACATCGGGATGACGTTGGGTGCGTACCGCTGGCTGCGTCCCCAAGGACGGCGCACCGCGCAGGAGATCGCCGAGGAGTTCAGCACCGCGCTACTGCGCGGGTTGATCCGCGACGAGACGGTGCGCACCGAGTCACCGCTGGGTGTCGACGTCAGGAGCGGAGCTGCGCGTGACTGA
- a CDS encoding SDR family oxidoreductase — MHHGPERTVMITGASEGIGAEVARHLAGPDTHVLVHYHLNSGGADAVADAIRSAGGHASTLGADISDEAEAAALMDSVAMRFGRLYALVLNTAGRSELGADPRYAMRLNRDAQRRLARLAVPLMPAGGRIVFVTSHQAHFFPNKAVPKGYVAVAASKRAGETALYGMRSVLAHAGVHLTVVSGDRIDGPNTAPLPTADEFAEAIVGAARTPLPPSIVYVGKADYLMSA; from the coding sequence ATGCACCACGGACCCGAACGGACTGTCATGATCACGGGTGCCTCAGAGGGCATCGGCGCCGAGGTCGCGCGGCACCTCGCCGGCCCCGACACCCACGTCCTCGTCCACTACCACCTGAACTCCGGTGGTGCGGACGCTGTCGCGGACGCGATCCGCAGCGCGGGCGGTCACGCGTCCACGCTGGGCGCCGACATCTCCGACGAAGCCGAGGCGGCGGCGCTGATGGATTCCGTCGCCATGCGGTTCGGACGGCTGTACGCGCTGGTCCTCAACACGGCGGGCCGGTCGGAACTTGGCGCCGACCCCCGGTACGCCATGCGCCTCAACCGGGATGCGCAGCGCCGACTCGCCCGTTTGGCGGTGCCACTGATGCCGGCCGGCGGTCGCATCGTGTTCGTCACCAGTCATCAGGCGCATTTCTTCCCGAACAAGGCGGTGCCGAAGGGTTACGTCGCGGTCGCCGCGAGCAAGCGCGCCGGCGAAACCGCCCTGTACGGGATGCGCTCGGTCCTCGCGCATGCCGGCGTTCATCTCACCGTGGTCTCCGGCGACCGGATCGACGGTCCGAACACGGCCCCGCTCCCGACGGCCGACGAGTTCGCCGAGGCAATTGTGGGTGCGGCCAGGACCCCGCTCCCGCCGAGCATCGTCTATGTCGGTAAGGCCGACTATCTGATGAGTGCCTGA
- a CDS encoding Re/Si-specific NAD(P)(+) transhydrogenase subunit alpha, whose amino-acid sequence MQIAIPRESSPGETRVAATPQTVGQIGKLGYSVVVESGAGAASSFSDAAYVEAGAEIGDPWSADVVLKVNAPTDDEIAALRDGATLVSLISPGLNPDLVEKLSNRRITVLAMDAVPRISRAQSLDVLSSMANIAGYRAVIEAAHRFGRFFTGQVTAAGKVPPAKVLVVGAGVAGLAAIGAAGSLGAIVRATDPRPEVADQVRSLGGEYLAVDPSAGEVSATGYAKEMGEDYKLREAALYAEQCKDVDIIITTALIPGRPAPRIITADMVASMKPGSVIVDMAAANGGNVEGTVKDQAVVTDNGVTIIGYTDLAGRLPATASQLYATNLVNLLKLLTPEKDGKLTLDFDDVVQRSVTVVRDGEVTWPPPPVQVSAAPAATAAAPVEPKPAKRPMTTARRLGTTFGVAAVLLVLIALSPAALQVHLTVFALAIVIGYYVIGNVHHALHTPLMSVTNAISGIIVVGALLQIGHGDAANSTAVTALAFVAILLASINIFGGFAVTRRMLAMFSRS is encoded by the coding sequence ATGCAAATCGCGATACCCCGCGAATCTTCGCCCGGCGAGACTCGCGTCGCCGCCACACCGCAGACAGTCGGGCAGATCGGCAAGCTCGGATACTCGGTCGTCGTCGAATCAGGTGCGGGTGCGGCATCGAGTTTCTCCGACGCCGCCTATGTCGAGGCGGGTGCAGAGATCGGCGATCCATGGTCGGCCGACGTGGTCTTGAAGGTGAACGCACCGACCGATGACGAGATCGCGGCGCTGCGCGACGGTGCAACGCTGGTCAGCCTGATCTCGCCCGGGCTCAACCCCGACCTCGTCGAGAAACTGTCCAACCGTCGGATCACCGTGCTGGCCATGGACGCCGTCCCGCGGATCTCGCGGGCGCAGTCGCTGGACGTGCTTTCCTCGATGGCCAATATCGCCGGGTACCGCGCGGTGATCGAGGCGGCGCACAGGTTCGGCCGGTTCTTCACCGGTCAGGTGACCGCGGCGGGCAAGGTACCGCCCGCGAAGGTGCTGGTGGTCGGAGCGGGCGTCGCCGGTCTGGCGGCCATCGGCGCCGCCGGGAGCCTCGGCGCGATCGTGCGGGCCACCGATCCGCGCCCCGAGGTCGCCGATCAAGTCCGGTCCCTCGGCGGGGAGTACCTGGCTGTCGACCCGTCCGCCGGCGAGGTGTCGGCCACCGGCTACGCCAAGGAGATGGGCGAGGACTACAAGCTCCGCGAGGCGGCGCTCTACGCCGAGCAGTGCAAGGACGTCGACATCATCATCACCACTGCGCTGATCCCGGGCCGTCCCGCCCCGCGGATCATCACCGCGGACATGGTTGCCTCGATGAAGCCGGGCAGTGTGATCGTCGACATGGCCGCCGCCAACGGGGGCAACGTGGAGGGAACCGTCAAGGACCAAGCCGTCGTCACCGACAACGGGGTGACGATCATCGGCTACACCGACCTCGCCGGACGGCTGCCCGCAACGGCTTCCCAGCTCTACGCCACCAACCTGGTCAACCTGCTCAAGCTGCTCACCCCGGAGAAGGACGGGAAGCTGACCCTCGACTTCGACGACGTCGTGCAGCGCTCGGTCACCGTGGTGCGTGACGGCGAGGTGACCTGGCCACCGCCGCCGGTGCAGGTCTCAGCCGCACCGGCGGCCACGGCCGCAGCGCCGGTCGAGCCGAAGCCGGCCAAGCGGCCCATGACGACGGCGCGCCGCCTCGGAACCACCTTCGGTGTAGCCGCGGTGCTGCTCGTCCTGATCGCGCTCTCGCCCGCCGCCCTGCAAGTCCACCTGACCGTGTTCGCGCTGGCAATCGTGATCGGCTACTACGTGATCGGCAACGTACACCACGCGCTGCACACTCCACTGATGTCGGTGACCAACGCGATCTCGGGGATCATCGTCGTCGGCGCGCTGCTGCAGATCGGCCACGGCGACGCCGCGAACAGCACAGCCGTGACCGCGCTGGCCTTCGTCGCGATCCTGCTCGCCAGCATCAACATCTTCGGCGGCTTCGCGGTCACCCGCCGCATGCTCGCGATGTTCTCGAGGAGTTGA
- a CDS encoding acyl-CoA dehydrogenase family protein encodes MDFTMSAKAQDYHQRLTDFMTEYVFPAEADYHRYREEAGRNDHTVPPVVEDLKKLAKERGLWNLFLPSISGLSNLDYAELAELSGWSLEIAPEVINCAAPDTGNMETLHLFATEKQRKQWLEPLLAGEIRSAFAMTEPAVASSDARNIETTMLRDGSDYVINGRKWWISGAADPRCKILIVMGRTNPDAASHQQQSMILVPIDTAGVDIQRSLPVFGWQDQHGHCEIVFDNVRVPTENLLHEEGSGFAIAQARLGPGRIHHCMRALGAAERALALMVDRVQKRVAFGKPLAEQGVVREAIAKSRNDIDQARLLCHKAAWTIDQQGNKAAHVLVSQIKAVAPQVACDVIDRAIQVHGGAGVSDDFPLARLYASHRAMRLFDGPDEVHMRTIARAELGGEKSPFAAAVCR; translated from the coding sequence ATGGACTTCACGATGTCGGCAAAGGCGCAGGACTACCACCAGCGGCTCACCGATTTCATGACCGAGTACGTCTTCCCCGCCGAAGCCGACTACCACCGTTACCGCGAGGAGGCCGGCCGCAACGACCACACCGTCCCGCCGGTCGTCGAGGACCTCAAGAAGCTGGCCAAGGAACGTGGGCTGTGGAACCTGTTCCTGCCGTCGATCTCCGGGTTGTCGAACCTGGACTACGCGGAACTGGCCGAGCTGTCCGGGTGGAGCCTGGAGATCGCCCCAGAGGTGATCAACTGCGCCGCCCCCGACACCGGCAACATGGAGACCCTGCACCTGTTCGCGACCGAAAAGCAGCGCAAGCAGTGGCTCGAGCCGCTGCTCGCCGGTGAGATCCGCAGCGCGTTCGCGATGACAGAACCCGCCGTCGCCTCCTCCGATGCCCGCAACATCGAGACCACGATGCTGCGCGACGGCTCGGACTACGTGATCAACGGCCGCAAGTGGTGGATCAGCGGCGCCGCCGACCCGCGTTGCAAGATTCTGATCGTGATGGGCCGCACCAACCCTGACGCGGCGTCGCATCAGCAGCAGTCGATGATCCTGGTGCCCATTGATACAGCTGGAGTCGACATCCAGCGCTCGCTCCCGGTGTTCGGTTGGCAGGACCAGCACGGCCACTGTGAGATCGTGTTCGACAACGTCCGGGTGCCGACCGAGAACCTGCTCCACGAGGAGGGCAGCGGTTTCGCGATCGCCCAGGCCCGTCTCGGCCCGGGCCGCATCCACCACTGCATGCGCGCTCTCGGCGCCGCCGAACGGGCACTGGCGTTGATGGTGGACCGTGTGCAGAAGCGGGTCGCGTTCGGCAAGCCGCTGGCCGAGCAGGGTGTGGTGCGCGAAGCGATCGCCAAGTCGCGCAACGACATCGACCAGGCCCGGCTGCTGTGCCACAAGGCGGCCTGGACCATCGACCAGCAGGGCAACAAGGCCGCCCACGTGCTGGTGTCGCAGATCAAGGCGGTCGCCCCGCAGGTGGCGTGCGACGTCATCGACCGCGCCATCCAGGTGCACGGCGGGGCCGGGGTGTCCGACGACTTCCCGCTGGCCCGGCTCTACGCCTCGCATCGCGCCATGCGGTTGTTCGACGGCCCGGACGAGGTGCACATGCGGACCATCGCGCGCGCCGAACTGGGCGGCGAGAAGTCCCCGTTCGCCGCGGCGGTGTGTCGCTAG
- a CDS encoding acyl-CoA dehydrogenase family protein yields the protein MPVDRLLPSDEARELIALTRDIADKVLDPIVDAHEKSETYPDGVFAQLGAAGLLSLPQPDEWGGGGQPYEVYLQVLEEIAARWAAVAVAVSVHSLSSHPLLAFGTDEQKQRWLPGMLSGSQIGAYSLSEPQAGSDAAALRCAAVPFAGGYAITGEKSWITHGGRADFYTLFARTGQGSGSGGQKRSDRGSRGDISCFLISGDQPGLSFGKPEEKMGLHAVPTTTAHYDQARVDADRRIGAEGQGLQIAFSALDSGRLGIAAVAVGLAQAALDEATSYANERTTFGRRIIDHQGLGFLLADMAAAVVSARATYLDAARRRDLGLPYSTQASVAKLVATDAAMKVTTDAVQVLGGVGYTREFRVERYMREAKITQIFEGTNQIQRLVISRSLTR from the coding sequence ATGCCGGTTGATCGTCTGCTGCCCTCCGACGAGGCACGCGAGCTGATCGCGCTGACCCGCGACATCGCCGACAAGGTGCTCGACCCCATCGTCGATGCGCACGAGAAGTCGGAGACGTATCCGGACGGTGTGTTCGCCCAGCTCGGCGCCGCGGGGCTACTGAGCCTGCCGCAACCCGATGAGTGGGGTGGCGGGGGTCAGCCCTACGAGGTGTACCTGCAGGTGCTCGAGGAAATCGCGGCGCGGTGGGCGGCGGTCGCGGTTGCGGTCAGCGTGCACAGCCTGTCGTCGCATCCGCTGCTGGCCTTCGGCACCGACGAGCAGAAGCAGCGGTGGCTGCCCGGCATGCTGTCCGGTTCACAGATCGGGGCGTACAGCCTGTCTGAACCGCAGGCGGGTTCCGACGCCGCGGCGTTACGGTGCGCTGCTGTGCCTTTCGCAGGGGGCTACGCGATCACCGGTGAGAAATCGTGGATCACCCACGGCGGCCGGGCCGATTTCTACACCCTCTTCGCACGCACCGGGCAGGGATCGGGTTCCGGAGGGCAGAAGCGCAGCGACCGGGGAAGCAGGGGGGACATCTCCTGCTTCCTGATTTCCGGCGACCAACCGGGGCTCTCCTTCGGCAAGCCGGAGGAGAAGATGGGCCTGCACGCGGTGCCGACGACGACGGCGCACTACGACCAGGCCCGTGTCGACGCCGACCGGCGCATCGGCGCCGAAGGCCAGGGTCTGCAGATCGCGTTCTCCGCACTCGACTCGGGCAGGCTGGGCATCGCGGCGGTGGCCGTCGGGCTGGCGCAGGCCGCGCTCGACGAGGCGACGTCATACGCCAACGAACGAACCACCTTCGGCCGCAGAATCATCGACCATCAGGGGCTGGGATTCCTGCTGGCGGACATGGCGGCCGCGGTGGTCAGCGCCCGCGCCACCTACCTGGACGCGGCGCGTCGGCGCGACCTCGGCCTGCCATACTCGACCCAGGCCAGCGTCGCCAAACTGGTGGCGACCGACGCGGCGATGAAGGTGACCACCGACGCGGTGCAGGTGCTCGGCGGCGTCGGCTACACCCGCGAATTCCGGGTGGAGCGCTACATGCGGGAAGCCAAGATCACGCAGATATTCGAGGGCACCAATCAAATTCAGCGCCTGGTCATCTCGCGCTCGTTGACGCGTTGA
- the pntB gene encoding Re/Si-specific NAD(P)(+) transhydrogenase subunit beta: protein MFTLETAATAAYVVAALLFILALAGLSKHETSRAGNTFGIAGMAVALIATIALALARHIEPLGLALLLLAMVIGAAIGLWRAKIVEMTGMPELIALLHSFVGLAAVLVGWNGYLYVEGDPGGSEAAALAGDGMLGIHSAEVVIGVFIGAVTFTGSIVANLKLSARIKSAPMMLPGKNILNVGALVVFTVLTVWFVIDPQLWLLIVVTVLALLLGWHLVASIGGGDMPVVVSMLNSYSGWAAAASGFLLGNDLLIITGALVGSSGAYLSYIMCKAMNRSFLSVIAGGFGMESPGAGADVDYGEHREINAEGVAELLSSASSVIITPGYGMAVAQAQYGVADLTRKLRERGVNVRFGIHPVAGRLPGHMNVLLAEAKVPYDIVLEMDEINDDFADTDVVLVIGANDTVNPAASEDPGSPIAGMPVLTVWNANNVIVFKRSMASGYAGVQNPLFFRENTQMLFGDAKDRVDAINAALSVAEKV, encoded by the coding sequence ATGTTCACACTGGAAACCGCCGCCACCGCTGCCTACGTCGTCGCGGCCTTGCTGTTCATCCTGGCGTTGGCCGGGTTGTCGAAACACGAGACGTCCAGAGCCGGCAACACTTTCGGTATCGCCGGGATGGCCGTGGCGCTGATTGCGACCATCGCGCTGGCGCTGGCCCGCCACATCGAGCCGCTCGGCCTTGCGCTGCTGCTCCTGGCGATGGTCATCGGGGCGGCGATCGGGCTGTGGCGGGCCAAGATCGTCGAGATGACGGGCATGCCGGAACTGATCGCCCTGCTGCACAGCTTCGTCGGTCTTGCCGCCGTGCTCGTGGGCTGGAACGGTTACCTGTACGTCGAGGGTGACCCCGGCGGCAGCGAGGCGGCCGCTCTGGCCGGCGACGGCATGCTCGGCATCCACTCGGCCGAAGTCGTCATCGGCGTCTTCATCGGCGCGGTCACGTTCACCGGGTCGATCGTGGCCAACCTGAAACTCTCCGCGCGGATCAAGTCCGCACCGATGATGCTGCCCGGCAAGAACATCCTCAACGTCGGTGCACTCGTGGTGTTCACCGTGCTCACGGTCTGGTTCGTGATCGACCCACAGCTGTGGCTGCTGATCGTGGTGACGGTGCTCGCACTGCTGCTGGGCTGGCACCTGGTCGCCTCGATCGGCGGTGGCGACATGCCGGTGGTGGTGTCGATGCTCAACAGCTACTCCGGCTGGGCCGCCGCCGCCTCCGGCTTCCTGCTCGGCAACGACCTGCTGATCATCACCGGCGCCCTGGTCGGCTCCTCCGGTGCCTACCTGTCCTACATCATGTGCAAGGCGATGAACCGGTCGTTCCTCTCGGTCATCGCCGGCGGCTTCGGCATGGAAAGCCCAGGGGCCGGAGCCGATGTCGACTACGGCGAGCACCGCGAGATCAACGCCGAGGGGGTGGCCGAGCTGCTGTCCTCGGCCAGTTCGGTGATCATCACGCCGGGCTACGGGATGGCCGTCGCCCAGGCCCAGTACGGAGTCGCCGACCTGACCCGAAAACTGCGCGAGCGCGGCGTGAACGTCCGGTTCGGCATCCACCCCGTCGCAGGCCGACTGCCCGGGCACATGAACGTGCTGCTCGCCGAGGCCAAGGTCCCCTATGACATCGTGCTCGAGATGGACGAGATCAACGACGACTTCGCCGACACCGACGTCGTGCTGGTCATCGGCGCCAACGACACCGTCAACCCCGCCGCGTCGGAGGATCCGGGCAGCCCGATCGCCGGTATGCCGGTGCTCACGGTGTGGAACGCCAACAACGTCATCGTGTTCAAGCGCTCCATGGCTTCCGGCTATGCCGGCGTGCAGAACCCGCTGTTCTTCCGGGAGAACACCCAGATGCTGTTCGGCGACGCCAAGGACCGGGTCGACGCGATCAACGCGGCGTTGTCGGTCGCCGAGAAGGTGTGA
- a CDS encoding cation:proton antiporter family protein, which translates to MGRQRVPRHLWPIEGEGLSNDATSLVVIVVRFLWMFPVATIDERLHRRKQHVAEPIGWREMTISSWAGMRGVVTLAAVLALPPEFPEREGADPEVIERARQRRTNVAFGRTRPARRPIPRRAHRPCDDGQRTKEEILTVAREAVVRARSESGTDPTVVDRVLRRLDARGSQPE; encoded by the coding sequence GTGGGTCGTCAGCGGGTACCTAGACACCTCTGGCCGATCGAGGGGGAAGGGCTGTCCAACGACGCGACCTCGCTGGTGGTCATCGTCGTGCGGTTCCTGTGGATGTTCCCGGTCGCCACCATCGACGAGCGACTGCACCGGCGTAAGCAGCACGTGGCCGAGCCGATCGGCTGGCGGGAGATGACCATCTCGTCGTGGGCGGGGATGCGCGGCGTGGTGACGCTCGCCGCGGTGCTGGCGCTTCCGCCCGAGTTCCCCGAGCGCGAGGGAGCCGACCCCGAGGTCATCGAACGCGCGCGACAACGCCGAACGAATGTGGCATTCGGTCGGACTCGCCCCGCCCGACGCCCCATCCCACGACGCGCACACCGACCATGCGATGACGGTCAACGCACCAAGGAAGAGATACTGACCGTCGCACGCGAGGCCGTGGTGCGGGCCCGGTCCGAGTCGGGCACCGATCCGACCGTCGTCGACCGGGTTCTACGTCGACTCGACGCCCGCGGCAGCCAGCCCGAATGA
- a CDS encoding tyrosine-protein phosphatase produces MVSAGDELSGAWNFRDVSEQTGVASGVFFRASELSRLNDDGRAALAGYGVTDVADLRTLRELERHGRGLVPAGVDVHHLPFIETVASDGQAPHEHAFQRMMTDKPDGESVGAAAARYMTEEYGRIASAPLAQRAVRQVVTLLGSGHRVLAHCFAGKDRTGFTVAVVLQAAGVDHDAVMADYLRSNNAVPRLRESILATVRERAAGTPEVLEMAEARLTDSVLGVQEEYLVTALRTIGDEYGSIDGYVAAAGVTDDELGRLRSALRG; encoded by the coding sequence GTGGTCTCGGCCGGCGACGAACTGTCGGGAGCGTGGAACTTCCGCGACGTCTCCGAGCAGACCGGCGTCGCCTCCGGCGTGTTCTTCCGCGCCAGTGAGTTGTCCCGCCTGAACGACGACGGCCGCGCCGCGCTCGCCGGCTACGGCGTCACCGACGTCGCCGACCTGCGAACGTTACGCGAACTGGAGCGGCACGGTCGCGGACTGGTGCCCGCCGGGGTGGACGTCCACCATCTGCCGTTCATCGAGACCGTCGCCTCGGACGGGCAGGCGCCGCACGAGCACGCCTTCCAGCGGATGATGACCGACAAACCCGACGGCGAGTCGGTCGGGGCCGCCGCCGCACGCTACATGACCGAGGAGTACGGGCGCATCGCGAGCGCCCCGCTGGCCCAACGGGCCGTGCGGCAGGTGGTGACCCTGTTGGGCTCGGGACACCGCGTGCTCGCGCACTGCTTCGCGGGTAAGGACCGCACGGGCTTCACGGTCGCCGTCGTGCTCCAGGCCGCCGGAGTGGACCATGACGCGGTGATGGCCGACTATCTACGCAGCAACAACGCCGTGCCGCGGTTGCGCGAGAGCATCCTGGCAACCGTGCGCGAACGCGCCGCCGGGACTCCGGAGGTGCTGGAGATGGCGGAGGCCCGGCTCACGGATTCGGTGCTCGGAGTCCAGGAGGAGTACCTCGTCACAGCACTCCGCACGATCGGCGACGAGTACGGCTCGATCGACGGGTACGTGGCGGCCGCCGGCGTCACCGACGACGAGCTGGGGCGGCTGAGGTCGGCACTGCGCGGCTGA